A window of Thermodesulfobacteriota bacterium genomic DNA:
GGCACCCCGCGGGCCCACATCCACAGCCACACGCAGGCCGCCGCCACTGCCGACCGGAGGCCCGCGGCGAAGATGGGCGCCACACCGGCCACGCTGACCTTGATGGCCACCATGTTCCCCCCCCACAAGAGGCACAGGACGAGCAGCACCAGCACCGCGCCCCGGGGAAGTCCCGCGTGGCTCACGTCACCGCCCTTTCGGCGCTCCGCCCTCGCTCCATGCCGCCCCTTCCTCCCCACCGGGGGCCACAGAGATACCAGACGGGGCCCGCGGGGGGCAACCGCCCGGGGCGGCGCGCCTTAAAGGAAACGGGGCCGCTCGCGCGACCCCGTTTCCCAGAGGAGAGGAGGAAGTGTACCGGAGGCTGGGCCCGGAGAGCTGCCACCCTCCCCGGATTTCGCCTCGGCACGAAAACACTGTAACACGCAAACATGAGGAAGCAATGAGGGAAATGTGAAAAGTGCATGAGCCCGGAATCGTTCCTGCAGAAGGATGGCAGATCGCGGCGCTACGGGTTCACTGGCGGGCGCCGAAGGCGCCGACATGCGCAACCCGCACCTTGACCACGGCCTTGACGACGGTGACCTCGCTGCCCGGATGGAGGCCCGGGGCGTGGAGTTCCTCCGGGTAGAGGATGGCCACCGCGCCGGCCGTGAGCGCGAGCTCCTGCCAGGCGCGGCCCTCGAAGAGCGCCACGTCCCGGTCGGGGTCATAGGCACCCGTGCCCCGGCCGGTGCCCGGGCGGGCCAGCCGCAGCCGTTCCTCGCCCCGAACCACGAACTGGAGGTCCACGTGCCGCCGGTGGGCCTCGTAGGGAACTGCCTTCGGGTCCCGGGTCCGATAGACCTGGTAGAGCGCCACCACGCGATCGCCGTCGAGCTCGCGCCGTCCGGCGAAACCCGGCGCCTCCGAGGCGAGGAACCCCTCCCCGAGGGTCCCCAGGTGCTCGAGCCCGAGGCGGATGCCCGGGTCCCACCCCATCCGGCACAAGACGTCGGCCAGTTCTCCGATGACCGCCACGTGGCCCTCTCCTTCCCAGGACGCGATTCCGATCGCGCCCGCGCGCCGAGCCCCAGGGCCTCTCGGCGCGTAGACGTCACGCGTCACGCTTGGTGTGGTGTTCTGGCTGGTATCGTTGCGCGAAACCAAGGGGGCCTATGGGACCCATGGGACCTATGGACGAAACCCCGTCACCCGTCACGCATTCTGTTCGCACCGGGTCTCCCGGGTAAGCAGGATCAGCACGAAGGCCAGGGCGGCCCAGGCCAGCATGAGGGCGAAGCCCGCGCGGTAGGCCGTCCAGGGGTAGACCCGCACGCCGTTCACGAGGGCGCCGTCCCACAAGCGGTCCAGCACCCACCCCACCGCGGGCTGGAGCACCATGGGGCCCGTCATCACCCCCATGTTGACCACCCCCGAGACCGTGCCCGCCAGATGGGGAGGCACCGACTCCTTGGCGAAGGCAAACCCGATGATCATCCCTCCGGAGGCCAGCCCGGCTGCGAGCAGCACCGCCACGAGCAGGGGCAAGGGTAGCCCGGGAATGAGCACCACGAGCGCCCAGCAGGCGAGCACGGCGGCACAACCGCCCACGTAGAGCGGCTTTCGCCGGCCCCACCGGTCCGAGGCAAACCCAAGGAGGGGCCCCCCCACCGCCCAGGCCACCAGGAGCGCCGAGGTCAGGGCGGCCGCCTGGGTGGGGGAAAGCCCGTAGTGGGTCGTGAGAAAGGGGATGCCCCAGAGACCGGAGAAGGTGAGCACACAGCCCACCACGCCGCCGGGGGCGAGGGTGAGGAGCCAGGTGTTGCGGTAGCGGAACACCTCTCGAATCCCCGCCAGGATGCCGTGGGCCGCGGCGCCGCTCCCGCCGGCAAGGAGCGGGCCGTGGCTCGCGTACCCCCGCTCGGCCGGGTCATCGCGCACCACGATCCAGATGGCCACCGCCACGCCGAGGGCCGCCAGCCCCGAGGCCAGCATCACGGGCCGCCATCCGAGGGCCGTGACCAGGAGCCGCAGGGGCACCCCCGCGAACACGGCACCCACGATTCCGCAAAAGAGCGCCATGCCCGTGGCCAGGGCAAACTGGCGGGGCGCGAACCACCGGCTCGCGAGCTTGAGCATGCCCACGAAGGCCACCGCCACCGCCCCCCCGACCAGGAGGCGCCCCGCGCTGGCCCAGGCCAGGTTTCCGGCCAAGGCAAAGACGGCGCTGCCCGCCCCCGCCAGCGCCGCTCCCGCCGCCAGGAGCCGCCGGGGCCCCCAGCGGTCCGCCAGTATGCCCGTGGGCACCTGCATCGCCACGTAAGTGTAGAAGTAGAAGGCCGAGAGGTTTCCCAGGGCGGCGGCCGAGAGCGCGAAGTCCCGGGTGAGCTCCACGGTCATCACCGCCGGGGCCACCCGCTGGTAGAAACCGATCAGGTACAGGGCTGCCCCCAGACCCCAGACGGTCCATGCGAGGCGGGCCGGGGGGTAGGGGCCAGGCGTCCCGCTCGGGGAAACGCCTCGAAGGGGCTTGTCCACGTTCTTCTCCCGGGAGGTCGGCGCAGGTCCCAGCAGAATGCCCGCTTCCGGCGCCCGTAACAACCGCCGCGACGCAGTCTGGCGTCGAACCTCGGTCGCCTTCCTGGCCAGGACCGGACACGGGGGGTAAGATGGGGCCGTCGACCCTCCGCTTGCGGCGCGGAGGGGCACCGACGAGGGCTCCCGCCGCAGGGATCCGCCCATGGGCCGGTGCAAGCTCTGCGGAAAGGAAGGCTGGATGGTTCGGACCGGCCGAGAAGGGCTGTGCGGCGGCTGCAGGCCCCTGGTGCGGGCCGAGGTGGCGTCGCGCACCGAGCGCGTGAAGGACGCCCTGGTCTTCATCCGCTGCGCCCGAGACCCGAACACCGCCCTGCCCCTGTGTGACGAGGCCATCGAGCACGCCCGCCACCTGGTTTCCTTCGAGAAGCGGGGCCTCTCCCACATCCGCCCTGTCCCCTCCTCGCTCCTGGCCATGCTCGAGGCCAAGCGGGAGGAGCTCGCGGCCGAGATCCGGGCCGCCCACGCGCCCCGGTCTGCCCAGGGCCCTGCCCCGGAAACGTCGCCCGACGCGGAGACGCCCCCGGCAGCCGACTCGGAGGGCAACGCGTGGTGGGCCTGGAAGGACGAGGAAGCCGGGGAGGCGCCCGCTGGAGCGAGGCCGACCCGCGAGCGCCTCCACTGTCTCGTCCTCCTGGACCCGGGGGGCATCCGAGCCACCCTGGAGAACATCTCCCTGGGGGGCCTCTTCCTCAGCACGCCGCGCATGCGGCCGCTGGGGAGCCGGGTCCGGGTCATCCTCAACACGCCCCAGGGCCCCTTGCAGGCCGAGGGCGTGGTGCGCTGGACCCGGCCCGAGGTGACCTCCGGCCCCACGGGCATGGGTGTGGAGTTCACCCACAGCTCCCCCGAGCTGGCGGCCTACCTCGCCTCCCGGTTCCCGGGCCTGCGCAGCGAAGGAGCAACGTGAAGGATCCGCCGGCCAGGCCTCTGCGCCCGGGGCACGGTTCCAGGATCGCCCCATGAGCGAGCACCCCTCCCTCACCCCCCCCAGGCACGCCGACGCAGGCCCAGGGCATCCGTGTGGGTCGCGGTTGCCGCGGCGGTCGCCCTGGCCGCGGTAGCGGTCGCGGGGTGGAGCCTGCTCTTTCCCCGGCAGTTCCGGCCGGTGGTGCTGGCTCCCGGGGAACAGGAAGCCCTGGAGGCCAAGCTGGAACGCCTGGAGCCGGAGCGCTACCGCGAGGACGAGGAGAGCCGCACCGTCCGGTTCACCGAGCGCGAGCTCGACTCCCTGGTCGCCCGGAACACGGACCTGGCCTCCCGCCTCGCGCTGCACCTCTCCGGCGATCTCCTGAGCGCCAAGCTCCTGGTGCCCATGGACGAAGACTTCCCGTTCTTGGGGGGAAAGGTCGTCAGGGTCACGGCAGGGCTCGAGCTGGCCTTTGCCGAGGGACGCCCCCGGGTGGCGCTGCGCGGGGTGAGCGTAATGGGCGTGCCGATTCCCAACGCCTGGCTCGGGGGGATCAAGAACGTCGATCTGGCGAAGGAATTCGCGGCTGGCGAGGGGTTCTGGCACGCATTCTCGGCCGGGGTCTCCGACCTGCGGGTGGAGGACGGCGCCCTCCTGCTGCGCCTGAAGGAGTAGGCGCTGGGTCAGATCAGGTCCTTCAGCCACCCGAAAGCCACGAACGTCCCCACGCTCGACCCCAGATTCGAGAAGAAGAAGACCAGCAGCACCCGGGAGACCCGGTTCGCCCACCAGCCCTTCCAGTGGGA
This region includes:
- a CDS encoding PilZ domain-containing protein, giving the protein MVRTGREGLCGGCRPLVRAEVASRTERVKDALVFIRCARDPNTALPLCDEAIEHARHLVSFEKRGLSHIRPVPSSLLAMLEAKREELAAEIRAAHAPRSAQGPAPETSPDAETPPAADSEGNAWWAWKDEEAGEAPAGARPTRERLHCLVLLDPGGIRATLENISLGGLFLSTPRMRPLGSRVRVILNTPQGPLQAEGVVRWTRPEVTSGPTGMGVEFTHSSPELAAYLASRFPGLRSEGAT
- a CDS encoding arginine N-succinyltransferase, coding for MWVAVAAAVALAAVAVAGWSLLFPRQFRPVVLAPGEQEALEAKLERLEPERYREDEESRTVRFTERELDSLVARNTDLASRLALHLSGDLLSAKLLVPMDEDFPFLGGKVVRVTAGLELAFAEGRPRVALRGVSVMGVPIPNAWLGGIKNVDLAKEFAAGEGFWHAFSAGVSDLRVEDGALLLRLKE
- a CDS encoding YhcH/YjgK/YiaL family protein; translated protein: MAVIGELADVLCRMGWDPGIRLGLEHLGTLGEGFLASEAPGFAGRRELDGDRVVALYQVYRTRDPKAVPYEAHRRHVDLQFVVRGEERLRLARPGTGRGTGAYDPDRDVALFEGRAWQELALTAGAVAILYPEELHAPGLHPGSEVTVVKAVVKVRVAHVGAFGARQ
- a CDS encoding MFS transporter — encoded protein: MDKPLRGVSPSGTPGPYPPARLAWTVWGLGAALYLIGFYQRVAPAVMTVELTRDFALSAAALGNLSAFYFYTYVAMQVPTGILADRWGPRRLLAAGAALAGAGSAVFALAGNLAWASAGRLLVGGAVAVAFVGMLKLASRWFAPRQFALATGMALFCGIVGAVFAGVPLRLLVTALGWRPVMLASGLAALGVAVAIWIVVRDDPAERGYASHGPLLAGGSGAAAHGILAGIREVFRYRNTWLLTLAPGGVVGCVLTFSGLWGIPFLTTHYGLSPTQAAALTSALLVAWAVGGPLLGFASDRWGRRKPLYVGGCAAVLACWALVVLIPGLPLPLLVAVLLAAGLASGGMIIGFAFAKESVPPHLAGTVSGVVNMGVMTGPMVLQPAVGWVLDRLWDGALVNGVRVYPWTAYRAGFALMLAWAALAFVLILLTRETRCEQNA